In Caproiciproducens sp. NJN-50, the following are encoded in one genomic region:
- a CDS encoding ABC transporter permease: MFSKLLLLIGITLMYSTPLVFGALGGVISERSGVVNIGIEGMMTMGAFTGASVSYFTGNPWLGFLAAGIAGAMVALLHAIASVTFNADQTISGIAINLIGPGFALFFCRLLFKDATMTPPVTTLPRLFGEDAFAGTPAANLNVDVTVVFGLAATLFIWFFLYKTKWGLRIRSVGEHPAASDTLGISVSRTRYTCVLTSGVLSGFGGASMTLAIISQFNPTAISGQGFIALAAVIFGKWTPYGAYGACLLFGLAQALTVVLGGSDSGVAIPSQILAMLPYILTIVVLILFVGRSVAPKADGLPYEKGQR; encoded by the coding sequence ATGTTCAGTAAGCTGCTTCTGCTCATCGGCATTACCCTGATGTACTCCACCCCGCTGGTGTTCGGCGCGCTCGGCGGCGTGATTTCGGAACGCTCGGGCGTCGTCAACATCGGAATCGAAGGCATGATGACCATGGGCGCGTTCACCGGCGCCTCCGTCAGCTATTTCACCGGCAATCCCTGGCTCGGTTTTCTGGCGGCTGGCATCGCGGGCGCAATGGTCGCCCTGCTGCACGCGATCGCCTCGGTGACGTTCAACGCGGACCAGACGATCTCCGGCATCGCGATCAACCTGATCGGCCCGGGCTTTGCCCTGTTCTTCTGCCGCCTCCTGTTCAAGGACGCCACCATGACTCCTCCGGTGACGACGCTTCCGCGGCTGTTCGGGGAAGACGCCTTTGCGGGAACACCGGCCGCGAATCTGAATGTGGACGTCACGGTGGTATTCGGGCTGGCCGCCACCCTTTTTATCTGGTTTTTCCTCTATAAGACCAAGTGGGGCCTTCGCATCCGCTCCGTCGGCGAACATCCGGCGGCCTCCGACACTCTGGGCATCAGCGTCAGCCGGACACGCTATACCTGCGTTCTCACTTCCGGCGTCCTGTCCGGATTCGGCGGCGCGTCGATGACCCTCGCGATCATTTCCCAGTTCAATCCGACCGCGATCAGCGGCCAGGGATTCATCGCCCTCGCGGCCGTCATTTTCGGGAAATGGACCCCGTACGGGGCCTACGGAGCCTGCCTGCTGTTCGGCCTCGCCCAGGCGCTCACCGTGGTTCTGGGCGGCAGCGACAGCGGGGTGGCGATTCCAAGCCAGATTCTTGCCATGCTGCCCTACATTCTCACCATCGTGGTGCTGATCCTGTTTGTCGGGCGCTCCGTCGCGCCGAAAGCGGACGGCCTGCCCTACGAAAAGGGTCAGAGATAA
- a CDS encoding cytidine deaminase encodes MDEKELVRAAMEAREKAYVPYSGFAVGAALLTKSGKVYRGCNIENAAYTPSNCAERTAFFKAVSEGESEFAAIAVVGGKAGEPLADYCPPCGVCRQVMMEFCGPDEFQIILAKSPEDRKVFSLRELLPLGFGKKDLEKEDISRENV; translated from the coding sequence ATGGACGAAAAGGAACTGGTACGGGCCGCGATGGAAGCGCGGGAAAAAGCCTATGTCCCCTATTCGGGTTTTGCCGTCGGCGCGGCGCTGCTGACAAAAAGCGGGAAGGTCTACCGCGGCTGCAACATTGAGAACGCGGCGTACACCCCCTCCAACTGCGCGGAACGGACCGCGTTTTTCAAGGCGGTCAGCGAAGGGGAATCCGAATTCGCGGCAATTGCCGTTGTGGGCGGAAAGGCCGGGGAGCCCCTCGCCGACTACTGCCCTCCCTGCGGCGTCTGCCGTCAGGTCATGATGGAATTCTGCGGTCCGGACGAATTTCAGATTATTCTCGCCAAATCGCCGGAAGACCGGAAGGTTTTTTCCCTGCGGGAGCTGCTGCCGCTCGGCTTCGGCAAAAAGGACCTGGAAAAGGAGGATATCAGTCGTGAGAATGTATGA
- a CDS encoding pyrimidine-nucleoside phosphorylase, protein MRMYDVISKKRDGGELSQTEIQFFIDGYVKGEIPDYQASALMMAIYFKGMTARETADLTLCMARSGEMVDLSSIDGVKVDKHSTGGVGDKTTLIIAPIVASLGVRVAKMSGRGLGHTGGTVDKMESIPGMKTSLDRETFFDIVRKVGVSVIGQSGNLVPADKKLYALRDVTATIESIPLIASSIMSKKIAAGSDCILLDVKTGSGAFMKTVDDSIRLAEAMVSIGEHVGRRTVALITDMDRPLGSAIGNSLEIREVCETLKGRGPQDLTAICVELAANMLFLAGRGELPICRELAKKQISNGAAFQKLREMVAAQGGDVSVLDDNSKFAQAAVRHEITSGEDGFIRAMNTEECGIASVELGAGREKKEDPIDFSAGIVLRKKVGDRVGAGEPIAEFHTSSEQKCREAERLFRDAVKIGAEPPESIPLVHARVTKDGVEKY, encoded by the coding sequence GTGAGAATGTATGACGTTATTTCCAAAAAGCGCGACGGCGGAGAACTGTCCCAGACGGAAATCCAGTTCTTCATCGACGGCTACGTGAAAGGGGAAATTCCGGATTACCAGGCTTCCGCGCTGATGATGGCGATCTATTTCAAGGGCATGACGGCGCGGGAGACCGCCGACCTGACCCTGTGCATGGCGCGCTCCGGAGAGATGGTGGACCTGTCCTCCATCGACGGGGTCAAGGTCGACAAGCACAGCACCGGAGGCGTCGGCGACAAGACAACGCTCATCATCGCGCCGATCGTCGCGTCCCTCGGCGTGCGCGTCGCCAAAATGAGCGGGCGCGGCCTCGGCCACACCGGCGGCACGGTGGACAAGATGGAATCCATCCCCGGCATGAAAACCTCCCTGGACCGCGAAACCTTCTTCGACATCGTGCGGAAGGTCGGCGTCAGCGTTATCGGGCAGTCCGGCAATCTGGTCCCGGCGGACAAAAAGCTGTACGCTTTACGCGACGTGACCGCCACCATTGAGAGCATTCCGCTGATCGCTTCGAGCATCATGAGCAAAAAGATCGCCGCCGGCTCCGACTGTATCCTGCTGGACGTCAAAACCGGCAGCGGCGCGTTCATGAAAACCGTGGACGATTCCATCCGTCTGGCCGAGGCGATGGTGTCCATCGGCGAGCACGTCGGCCGACGGACCGTCGCGCTGATCACGGACATGGACCGCCCGCTCGGCAGCGCGATCGGCAACAGCCTCGAAATCCGCGAGGTCTGTGAAACGCTGAAGGGCCGCGGCCCGCAGGACCTGACGGCCATCTGCGTGGAGCTGGCGGCAAACATGCTGTTTTTGGCGGGCCGCGGGGAGCTTCCTATCTGCCGGGAGCTGGCGAAGAAACAGATCTCAAACGGCGCGGCGTTCCAAAAGCTCCGCGAGATGGTCGCCGCGCAGGGCGGGGACGTCTCCGTCCTCGACGACAACTCCAAATTCGCGCAGGCCGCCGTCCGGCATGAAATCACGTCCGGCGAAGACGGTTTCATCCGGGCGATGAACACGGAGGAATGCGGCATCGCCTCGGTCGAGCTTGGCGCGGGGCGTGAAAAAAAGGAAGACCCGATCGACTTCAGCGCCGGAATCGTCCTGCGTAAAAAGGTCGGCGACCGGGTCGGCGCCGGAGAGCCGATCGCGGAATTCCATACCTCCTCCGAGCAAAAATGCCGGGAGGCGGAACGCCTGTTCCGGGACGCGGTGAAGATCGGCGCGGAGCCGCCGGAATCGATTCCGCTGGTGCACGCCCGCGTGACGAAGGACGGCGTGGAAAAATATTAA
- a CDS encoding RNA polymerase sigma factor, which translates to MMRINEQQFERAVTQYQALVFSICLTMTKNYFDAEDLAQDTFVSAYRGWNGFDGKNPKGWLTAIAVNKCRDHLKSPARKNLPLAAEDAALLLDPDGTPEEQAEDRMSLSHVRRLCRRLREPYRSVAESYFCGEKKLSELARETGQNIRTLETRLYRAKKLLKALWEEEEG; encoded by the coding sequence GTGATGCGTATTAACGAGCAGCAGTTTGAACGCGCCGTAACGCAGTATCAGGCCCTCGTCTTCAGCATCTGCCTGACCATGACAAAAAACTATTTTGACGCGGAGGATCTGGCGCAGGACACCTTTGTGTCCGCCTACCGCGGCTGGAACGGCTTCGACGGGAAAAACCCGAAGGGCTGGCTGACCGCCATCGCCGTCAACAAATGCCGGGACCACCTGAAAAGCCCGGCGAGGAAGAACCTGCCGCTGGCCGCCGAGGACGCCGCCCTGCTCCTCGACCCGGACGGCACGCCGGAGGAACAGGCGGAGGACCGGATGTCCCTGAGCCATGTGCGCCGATTGTGCCGCCGTCTGCGGGAGCCCTACCGGAGCGTGGCGGAAAGCTATTTCTGCGGGGAGAAAAAGCTCTCCGAACTGGCGCGGGAAACCGGGCAGAACATAAGGACTCTGGAAACGCGGCTCTACCGCGCGAAAAAATTACTGAAAGCCCTGTGGGAGGAGGAAGAAGGATGA
- a CDS encoding anti-sigma factor family protein, protein MNGLFTPDGHISESTLREFVEGSLDAAAMLAVAEHAADCGPCAERLARAVEKSGPAVPPAGFTEEVRRRLPRGQSRTELFLYSARVALAACAALFLIFSGTLRTLAGQKDSSLRIGAPGFSAVEQISTRLNGFSQQLLHWEVFHHAEEKK, encoded by the coding sequence ATGAACGGACTGTTTACGCCGGACGGACACATTTCAGAATCGACCCTGCGCGAGTTTGTCGAAGGATCGCTGGACGCGGCCGCGATGCTCGCGGTCGCGGAACACGCGGCGGACTGCGGGCCCTGCGCCGAACGCCTTGCGCGGGCGGTGGAAAAGAGCGGACCGGCGGTCCCGCCCGCCGGATTTACCGAGGAGGTCCGGCGGCGGCTTCCCCGCGGGCAGTCGCGCACGGAGCTTTTCCTTTATTCCGCCCGGGTCGCTCTCGCGGCCTGCGCCGCGCTGTTCCTCATCTTTTCCGGCACGCTCCGGACGCTCGCCGGCCAGAAGGACTCTAGCCTGCGCATCGGCGCTCCCGGCTTTTCCGCCGTGGAGCAGATCAGCACCCGCCTGAACGGCTTTTCACAACAACTACTTCACTGGGAGGTTTTTCATCATGCCGAAGAAAAGAAGTAA
- a CDS encoding LiaF transmembrane domain-containing protein, with the protein MIKNRRVGTLSAGVSMVVFGILFLLRLFVPAVTLRLIVSLWPLVLVFLGIETLLAYAMNREEKMRYDAGSVVLIVALAFFTVCMAAAQIAAEHSGFLNFP; encoded by the coding sequence ATGATTAAGAACAGAAGAGTCGGCACGCTGTCCGCGGGCGTTTCCATGGTCGTCTTCGGCATCCTGTTCCTTCTGCGGCTGTTCGTCCCGGCCGTGACGCTCCGCCTGATCGTCTCGCTCTGGCCTTTGGTCCTTGTGTTCCTCGGGATCGAGACCCTGCTGGCCTACGCCATGAACCGGGAGGAAAAAATGCGGTACGACGCGGGTTCCGTCGTCCTCATCGTCGCGCTTGCTTTTTTCACCGTCTGCATGGCCGCGGCCCAGATTGCCGCGGAGCACTCCGGCTTTCTGAATTTTCCATAA
- a CDS encoding class II fructose-bisphosphate aldolase: MLTTNLEEIKKASRSGYAIPAINTQGGNYDIIWACCRAAEEMKSPMILAHYVSTGAYSGHDWFVNVCKWCADKVSVPVSVHLDHGNSFEICKMAVDLKFTSVMIDGSQKPIQENASLTRQVIDYAHPRGIPVEAEIGELQRLDNGVVLENKNIANPEEVREFLSLCSPDTLAIGIGNAHGYYRGKPDIKLDVLEKVRKFTDLPLVLHGCTGMSTDIVKAAIRLGVGKINFGTEIRYKYLEHFRNAMDHMDHQGHSWKISQAANDALTEDIKKIIELSGSAGKA, translated from the coding sequence ATGCTTACAACAAATTTGGAGGAAATAAAAAAGGCGTCCCGCAGCGGGTACGCGATTCCGGCCATTAATACGCAGGGGGGAAACTACGACATTATCTGGGCGTGCTGCCGTGCCGCCGAAGAGATGAAGTCCCCGATGATCCTGGCGCACTATGTTTCAACCGGCGCTTACTCCGGCCACGACTGGTTCGTCAATGTCTGCAAATGGTGCGCGGATAAAGTCTCCGTTCCGGTTTCCGTCCATCTGGATCACGGCAACAGTTTTGAGATCTGCAAAATGGCGGTCGATCTGAAATTTACAAGCGTGATGATCGACGGCTCGCAGAAACCGATTCAGGAAAATGCTTCGCTGACCAGACAGGTGATCGATTATGCCCATCCCAGAGGGATCCCTGTGGAGGCCGAAATCGGCGAACTGCAAAGGCTGGACAACGGCGTCGTTCTGGAGAATAAGAATATCGCGAATCCGGAAGAAGTGAGAGAGTTCCTGAGCCTTTGCAGTCCGGATACCCTGGCCATCGGAATCGGAAACGCACACGGCTACTACCGGGGTAAACCCGACATTAAGCTGGACGTTTTGGAAAAGGTCCGCAAATTCACGGACCTTCCCCTTGTGCTGCACGGCTGCACCGGGATGAGCACGGATATCGTCAAGGCCGCCATCCGGCTTGGAGTGGGGAAGATCAATTTCGGCACGGAAATCCGTTACAAATATCTTGAGCATTTTCGCAATGCGATGGACCATATGGATCATCAGGGCCATTCGTGGAAAATCTCTCAGGCCGCAAACGACGCCCTGACCGAAGATATTAAAAAGATCATCGAACTGTCCGGTTCCGCGGGCAAGGCCTGA
- a CDS encoding carbohydrate ABC transporter permease, with protein MKLSVTGKVLRDVVLVIILLFLLFPILWVFLTSLKTNMESYRFPPTFLPEKASLASYVNLFTKDNAFFVYYKNNFVVSFITALVTTVFAILAGYALSRFHFKWNKWLVAALLTSQMFPVISRMISLYDLLGKIHLINTLFGLTLALIAAQIPFTVILMSSFFDSVPIAIEEAARIDGAGRFQILTRIVTPLVKPGMLASGLYAFLMTWDDYLHAITLIQTDSLRTLSAGVALRYLGELSFDWSLINSISIVSMLPMIILFFFFQKYMVSGLVAGAVKG; from the coding sequence ATGAAATTATCCGTAACAGGCAAAGTGCTCCGCGATGTGGTTCTGGTAATTATTTTATTATTTCTGCTCTTCCCGATCTTGTGGGTGTTTCTCACATCGCTGAAAACAAACATGGAGTCCTATCGATTTCCGCCTACTTTTCTGCCTGAAAAGGCGAGCCTTGCGAGCTATGTCAATCTTTTTACAAAGGACAATGCGTTTTTTGTCTATTACAAGAACAACTTTGTCGTTTCTTTCATTACGGCGCTTGTGACGACGGTTTTTGCAATTCTCGCCGGGTATGCCCTTTCCCGGTTCCATTTTAAATGGAACAAATGGCTGGTCGCCGCTCTGCTGACCTCCCAGATGTTCCCCGTGATCAGCCGGATGATCTCCCTGTACGATCTTCTGGGGAAAATCCACCTGATCAACACGCTCTTTGGACTGACCCTTGCGCTGATTGCCGCTCAGATTCCGTTCACCGTGATTCTGATGAGCAGCTTTTTCGACAGCGTCCCCATTGCCATTGAGGAAGCCGCGAGAATCGACGGGGCGGGGAGGTTCCAGATCCTGACGAGGATCGTCACTCCGCTGGTGAAGCCGGGGATGCTGGCTTCCGGCCTTTATGCGTTCCTGATGACCTGGGACGATTATCTGCATGCCATTACCCTGATCCAGACGGACAGCCTGCGGACTCTTTCGGCCGGCGTGGCGCTGCGTTACCTGGGCGAGCTGTCTTTCGACTGGTCCCTGATCAATTCGATCTCCATCGTTTCCATGCTTCCCATGATCATTTTGTTCTTCTTCTTCCAGAAATATATGGTCAGCGGCCTTGTCGCGGGCGCGGTCAAGGGCTGA
- a CDS encoding carbohydrate ABC transporter permease — protein MMKNKSAGRRLPANTADIAFSLTLSAPAMLMTIVFILFPVVDSVYKSLLTFKVSNIISGKPGTWNNFQNYIRLFQNNKLVPSIITTFSFVAVVVIFQFVLGMSLALILNSSIRGSRFLRSVMMIPWVVPTVISALVWMWIYQPQYGLLKYFVSLMGINDFAILNNPSTALWGVVVAALWKQIPLTTLLLLAGLQNVPSDMLEAATVDGASGARRFFSVVFPSMKSVVKITLTMAIIENFKQFPLVWTMTGGGPQDATTTLAILSYREAFVSNNFGSGAAVTTVWMFLMMIVVFFYNKFMGSSDVD, from the coding sequence ATGATGAAAAACAAATCCGCGGGCCGGAGGCTGCCGGCGAATACGGCGGATATCGCTTTCTCGCTGACTTTGTCGGCGCCCGCCATGTTGATGACAATCGTTTTCATCCTTTTTCCGGTTGTCGATTCCGTTTATAAAAGTCTGCTGACGTTCAAGGTCAGCAACATCATTTCCGGAAAACCCGGAACCTGGAACAATTTTCAAAACTACATCCGCCTTTTTCAGAACAATAAACTGGTCCCTTCCATTATCACTACATTTTCGTTTGTCGCCGTTGTTGTCATTTTCCAGTTTGTTCTGGGAATGAGCCTTGCGCTGATCCTGAACTCCAGTATCCGCGGCAGCCGGTTCCTGCGAAGCGTTATGATGATTCCCTGGGTGGTGCCTACCGTGATTTCCGCCCTGGTTTGGATGTGGATTTATCAGCCTCAGTACGGGCTTCTCAAATACTTTGTTTCTCTGATGGGCATCAACGATTTCGCCATTCTGAACAACCCCTCCACGGCGCTTTGGGGCGTGGTGGTCGCCGCCCTTTGGAAGCAGATCCCGCTGACGACCCTGCTGCTGCTTGCCGGACTGCAGAACGTTCCGAGCGACATGCTGGAAGCGGCGACGGTTGACGGGGCCAGCGGCGCCCGGCGTTTTTTCTCCGTTGTCTTTCCCTCCATGAAGAGCGTCGTCAAAATCACGCTCACGATGGCGATCATCGAAAATTTCAAGCAGTTCCCGCTGGTATGGACCATGACGGGCGGCGGCCCGCAGGACGCAACCACGACCCTTGCCATCCTCAGTTACCGGGAAGCGTTTGTCTCCAACAATTTCGGTTCCGGTGCCGCGGTCACAACGGTTTGGATGTTCCTGATGATGATCGTTGTTTTCTTCTACAATAAATTTATGGGTTCCAGCGATGTGGATTAA
- a CDS encoding ABC transporter substrate-binding protein encodes MKKLIASLLSAAILLGTAACGGAPSSSAPASSAAGGGSSSMEEPTEKVTIKFANHMVLENGTKDFWEKFKSDFETKHPNITLEYVTAPYDQILNTVINMAGGGDKVDIFLGETSWTPTVEESGLAVPVKNIVGDQMVADVLPGVAKAHMIDGDLYALPLYMTPFVLFYNKDLFKQAGLDPDTPPKTYDEMLKMAEKLSKLKTKDGNTVYAFGQTTASVAISGASLTSMVYNFGGRVLNDDGTLATDNAAFKDAFSMLKTLDEKKYNPQNAKLKDLRNLFALGQLAMYYDQSWGYSGIQSINSNAADFTATAAPLSGGSGKGESVVSSHCLFLMDNGDARKKASAILIKELINADTLGDFMSKVNLAYPAYTSMKDMQAIKDSPVLKGALGSLDCVQPTTFVPALNDLNLELCTFAQGLTVGKKTFDSAYPGFKSAAQKILQQ; translated from the coding sequence ATGAAAAAACTCATCGCATCTTTGCTGTCTGCAGCGATCCTGCTCGGCACGGCCGCATGCGGTGGCGCTCCTTCTTCTTCGGCCCCGGCTTCGTCTGCAGCGGGCGGCGGTTCGTCGTCAATGGAAGAGCCCACGGAAAAGGTAACGATCAAATTTGCGAATCATATGGTGCTTGAAAACGGCACAAAGGATTTCTGGGAAAAATTCAAGTCCGATTTTGAAACGAAACACCCCAATATTACACTGGAATATGTCACTGCGCCCTATGACCAGATCCTGAATACCGTCATCAATATGGCGGGCGGCGGGGACAAGGTGGATATTTTTCTTGGCGAGACGTCCTGGACGCCGACCGTGGAAGAGTCCGGACTTGCGGTGCCGGTGAAGAACATTGTCGGGGATCAGATGGTCGCCGATGTCCTGCCGGGCGTTGCAAAGGCGCATATGATCGACGGCGATCTGTACGCGCTGCCGCTGTACATGACTCCGTTCGTCCTGTTCTACAACAAGGACCTGTTCAAGCAGGCCGGCCTGGACCCGGACACTCCCCCGAAGACCTATGACGAGATGCTGAAAATGGCGGAAAAGCTCTCGAAGCTGAAAACGAAGGACGGCAATACGGTTTATGCTTTCGGCCAGACGACCGCATCCGTGGCGATTTCCGGCGCTTCCCTGACCTCGATGGTGTACAATTTCGGCGGACGCGTCCTGAATGACGACGGAACGCTGGCCACCGACAATGCGGCTTTTAAAGACGCGTTCAGCATGCTGAAAACGCTGGATGAGAAAAAATACAATCCTCAGAATGCCAAGCTGAAGGACCTGCGCAACCTGTTTGCCCTCGGACAGCTGGCCATGTACTACGATCAGTCGTGGGGCTACAGCGGGATTCAGTCGATCAATTCCAACGCGGCCGACTTCACGGCCACCGCGGCCCCGCTTTCGGGAGGCTCCGGCAAGGGTGAGAGCGTCGTCAGTTCGCATTGCCTGTTCCTGATGGATAACGGGGACGCGCGCAAGAAAGCGTCCGCGATCCTGATCAAAGAGCTGATCAATGCCGATACGCTGGGCGACTTCATGTCCAAAGTGAACCTCGCCTATCCCGCGTACACTTCCATGAAGGATATGCAGGCGATCAAAGACAGCCCCGTTCTCAAGGGTGCCCTCGGCAGCCTTGACTGCGTGCAGCCTACCACGTTTGTTCCGGCGCTGAACGATTTGAATCTGGAGCTCTGCACCTTTGCCCAGGGCCTTACGGTCGGGAAAAAGACTTTTGACTCGGCTTATCCCGGCTTCAAATCCGCCGCGCAGAAGATCCTTCAGCAATAA
- a CDS encoding aldose 1-epimerase family protein, whose product MVTIENEFYRVEVNPLGSELWSVVEKSSGHEFLWQGKEEKESVWPRRAPILFPVCGRLRGGAARIDGKRYSIPMHGFARDYEHQVSDLKKDRVTFCFSDSPETKIMYPFSFTLYTSYILEGKILRCRYEVENHGGAGMPFSIGYHTGYRLPLSDHSNARDCTLVFEKEETITRLPQEDGFLTGKTEPFLQNERNVGLFASCFPGTCILENFRSRSLELQDRRAGKSIQVGIAGFPYLAIWISHEARPFVCIEPWYGIPDEKEAEGDFRRKKGIVALDGGKTFSCEQTIEIKG is encoded by the coding sequence TTGGTCACAATAGAAAACGAATTCTACCGGGTCGAAGTGAACCCTTTGGGGTCTGAACTGTGGTCCGTCGTCGAAAAATCTTCGGGGCACGAATTCCTATGGCAGGGAAAAGAGGAAAAAGAGAGCGTCTGGCCGCGCCGCGCCCCGATCCTGTTCCCTGTGTGCGGAAGGCTCAGGGGCGGCGCCGCAAGGATCGACGGCAAAAGGTATTCCATCCCGATGCACGGCTTTGCGCGCGATTACGAACATCAGGTTTCAGATCTGAAAAAGGACCGTGTTACATTCTGTTTCTCAGACAGCCCGGAAACGAAAATCATGTATCCGTTTTCCTTCACTTTGTACACCAGCTACATTCTGGAGGGAAAAATTCTTCGGTGCCGATATGAAGTAGAGAATCACGGCGGTGCCGGCATGCCTTTTTCCATCGGCTACCACACCGGATACCGTTTGCCTCTTTCGGATCACTCGAATGCCCGCGACTGCACGCTGGTTTTTGAAAAAGAAGAGACAATTACCCGACTTCCGCAGGAGGATGGCTTCCTTACGGGAAAAACGGAGCCTTTTCTTCAGAACGAGCGCAATGTCGGTCTGTTTGCTTCCTGTTTTCCCGGCACGTGCATTCTGGAGAATTTCCGTTCGCGGTCCCTCGAGCTTCAGGACCGCAGGGCCGGAAAATCAATTCAGGTCGGAATTGCAGGTTTCCCCTATCTCGCGATCTGGATCAGCCATGAGGCAAGGCCCTTCGTCTGCATCGAGCCCTGGTACGGAATCCCGGATGAAAAGGAAGCGGAAGGGGATTTCCGCCGCAAGAAGGGGATCGTCGCACTCGACGGCGGTAAAACTTTTTCCTGTGAACAGACGATCGAGATAAAAGGATAG
- a CDS encoding LacI family DNA-binding transcriptional regulator, translating to MEKKLVTRKDVAEYAGVTETIVSYVMNNNRYVAKEKRERVLDAMRKLHYVPNTMARGLKGKRSNHILFIADSIANEHFGRIVEEMDQFAYDKGYLISLMRDRNDMDFVTHIISRQIDGVVISSVSFGEEYIARFMDYGVHVVLLGNRDYSDVDPRAGIVHIGMKNGMENVVKLMVKKGRTKIAYIDRTSTRNHFSTMRDLRYRGFRLQMEKSGLPFDEAEQFFTGFATREALADGIEQKLKSGLKLDAMVCRNDYMAAVAMEAVKRCGLRIPDDIAIMGFDNSEFSQFLQPKLSTVQINRKEIARCIITMLDDMIAGKDTAGKMVETTLIERETT from the coding sequence ATGGAGAAAAAATTAGTCACCAGAAAAGACGTCGCGGAATATGCCGGCGTAACGGAAACGATCGTTTCCTATGTCATGAACAACAACCGTTACGTCGCGAAGGAGAAGCGGGAGCGCGTACTGGACGCGATGCGAAAGCTGCATTACGTGCCCAACACGATGGCCCGCGGGCTGAAAGGAAAGCGCAGCAACCACATCCTTTTTATCGCGGACAGCATCGCAAATGAGCATTTCGGCAGAATTGTAGAGGAAATGGATCAGTTTGCCTATGACAAAGGCTACCTGATTTCGCTGATGAGGGACCGCAACGACATGGATTTCGTCACTCATATCATCAGCCGGCAGATCGACGGAGTGGTCATCAGCTCCGTCAGTTTCGGCGAGGAATACATCGCGCGGTTTATGGATTACGGCGTCCATGTGGTCCTGCTGGGGAACCGGGATTACTCCGATGTGGACCCGCGCGCCGGAATCGTTCATATCGGAATGAAGAACGGCATGGAGAATGTCGTCAAGCTGATGGTGAAAAAGGGCCGCACGAAAATCGCCTATATCGACCGCACCAGCACCCGGAATCATTTCAGCACCATGCGCGACCTGCGTTACCGCGGTTTTCGCCTTCAAATGGAAAAAAGCGGTCTCCCCTTCGATGAAGCGGAGCAGTTTTTCACCGGTTTTGCGACAAGGGAAGCCCTGGCGGACGGAATCGAACAAAAACTGAAAAGCGGATTGAAACTTGACGCCATGGTCTGCAGAAACGACTATATGGCGGCGGTTGCGATGGAAGCGGTCAAACGCTGCGGCCTCAGGATTCCGGACGATATCGCCATTATGGGGTTTGACAATTCCGAATTCAGCCAGTTTCTTCAGCCCAAACTTTCAACCGTGCAAATCAACCGGAAAGAAATCGCCCGCTGCATCATTACAATGCTGGACGACATGATCGCGGGCAAGGATACCGCCGGCAAAATGGTGGAAACCACCTTGATCGAACGGGAGACCACATGA